In a genomic window of Enterobacter asburiae:
- the lsrR gene encoding transcriptional regulator LsrR: protein MSDKRTAEEGRFAGLALAEEELVARVAWCYYHDGLTQNDIGERLGLPRLKISRLLEKGRQSGVIRVQINSRYEGCLALETELQQRFGLKLVRVMPALNTPPMNVRLGIGAAQSLMGVLEPGQLLAVGFGETTMSSLQHLSGFISSQQIRLVTLSGGVGPYMTGIGQLDAACSVSMIPAPLRVSSAEVAGILKRETSVRDVILAATAADVAVVGIGSVNQRRDATILRSGYISEGEQLMYARKGAVGDILGYFLNAEGECVEELEIHKELLGVTLDELAQLPTIVGVAGGEEKADAIYAALKGRRINGLVTEETTARAVQALT, encoded by the coding sequence ATGAGCGATAAACGCACTGCGGAAGAAGGACGGTTTGCCGGGCTGGCACTGGCGGAAGAGGAACTCGTGGCGCGCGTGGCCTGGTGCTACTACCACGACGGATTAACCCAGAACGATATCGGCGAGCGGCTCGGGCTGCCGCGCCTGAAGATTTCTCGCCTGCTGGAGAAGGGTCGTCAGTCCGGGGTGATCCGCGTGCAGATCAACTCCCGCTACGAGGGCTGCCTGGCGCTGGAAACCGAGCTACAGCAGCGCTTTGGCCTGAAGCTGGTGCGCGTGATGCCCGCCCTGAATACGCCGCCGATGAACGTGCGGCTGGGCATAGGCGCGGCGCAGTCCCTGATGGGCGTGCTGGAGCCCGGCCAGCTGCTGGCGGTGGGGTTTGGTGAAACCACCATGAGCAGCCTGCAGCACCTGAGCGGCTTTATCAGCTCGCAGCAGATCCGCCTGGTGACGCTCTCCGGCGGCGTCGGGCCGTATATGACCGGCATCGGCCAGCTGGACGCGGCCTGCAGCGTCAGCATGATCCCCGCCCCGCTTCGCGTGTCATCCGCCGAGGTGGCCGGGATCTTAAAACGCGAGACCAGCGTGCGGGACGTGATCCTCGCCGCCACCGCCGCCGACGTGGCGGTGGTCGGCATTGGTTCGGTGAACCAGCGCCGTGACGCCACCATACTGCGCTCCGGCTATATCAGCGAAGGTGAACAGCTGATGTACGCCCGCAAAGGCGCGGTCGGCGACATTCTCGGCTATTTCCTCAATGCCGAGGGAGAATGCGTCGAGGAGCTGGAGATCCATAAAGAATTACTGGGCGTCACGCTCGATGAACTGGCGCAGCTGCCCACCATCGTTGGCGTGGCCGGAGGGGAAGAGAAAGCCGATGCGATTTATGCCGCACTGAAGGGTCGCCGTATCAATGGCCTGGTGACGGAGGAGACGACAGCCCGCGCGGTGCAGGCCCTGACGTAA
- the lsrA gene encoding autoinducer 2 ABC transporter ATP-binding protein LsrA, producing the protein MTSLLDARNISKQFSGVPVLKGIDFTLFAGQVHALMGGNGAGKSTLMKIIAGVETPDSGELSVEGQSYARLTPVQAHRLGIYLVPQEPLLFPNLTVRENILFRLPRERDLEKRLAEKLQQLQCQLNLDAAASTLEVADQQMVEILRGLMRNARILILDEPTASLTPGETERLFRQIRALQDLGVGIVFISHKLPEIRMLSSHVSVMRDGAVVLSGETAQFDDGALIAAMTPVSREKSLSDTQKLWLALPGNRRTQPQDFPVLRVDDLTGEGFIDLSLEIYAGEIVGLAGLVGSGRTEFAETLYGLRPVRGGRVWLENQDITGEPVSSRLDKGLVYLPEDRQVSGLFLDAPIRWNTVALNEPSLWQQRKRESAVVERYHRALGIKLNHADQTVRTLSGGNQQKVLLARCLEANPLLLIVDEPTRGVDVSARADIYQLIKSVAAQNVAVLMISSDLDEFPGLADRVLVMHQGVLSGELPRHAVSLDKMMTLAFGGQS; encoded by the coding sequence ATGACCTCACTTCTCGACGCGCGGAATATCAGCAAACAGTTCTCAGGCGTGCCGGTTCTTAAAGGCATTGATTTCACGCTGTTTGCGGGCCAGGTGCACGCCCTGATGGGCGGAAACGGCGCGGGAAAATCGACACTGATGAAGATCATCGCCGGGGTCGAGACGCCGGACAGCGGTGAACTTTCTGTCGAGGGGCAGTCATATGCGCGGCTCACGCCCGTACAGGCGCACAGGTTAGGCATTTATCTGGTGCCGCAGGAGCCGCTGCTGTTCCCCAACCTGACGGTGCGGGAAAACATCCTGTTCCGCCTGCCGCGTGAGCGCGATCTGGAAAAGCGGCTGGCGGAGAAACTCCAGCAGCTGCAGTGCCAGCTTAACCTTGATGCCGCCGCCAGCACCCTGGAGGTGGCGGATCAGCAGATGGTGGAGATCCTGCGCGGGCTGATGCGCAACGCGAGGATCCTGATCCTCGACGAACCTACGGCCTCCCTCACACCCGGCGAAACCGAACGGCTGTTTCGCCAGATCCGCGCCCTGCAGGATCTTGGTGTCGGGATCGTCTTTATCTCGCACAAGCTGCCGGAAATTCGCATGCTTTCGAGCCACGTCTCGGTGATGCGCGACGGTGCGGTGGTGCTGAGCGGCGAAACCGCGCAGTTTGACGATGGCGCCCTGATCGCCGCCATGACGCCGGTCAGCCGGGAGAAATCTCTCAGCGATACGCAAAAGCTGTGGCTGGCGCTGCCGGGCAACCGCCGCACCCAGCCGCAGGATTTCCCGGTACTGCGGGTGGACGATCTCACCGGAGAAGGGTTTATCGATCTTAGCCTTGAGATCTACGCCGGGGAGATCGTCGGCCTGGCCGGGCTGGTGGGATCCGGGCGCACCGAGTTTGCGGAAACGCTCTACGGCCTGCGGCCCGTGCGCGGGGGCCGCGTCTGGCTGGAGAATCAGGACATTACAGGCGAGCCGGTAAGTTCACGTCTGGACAAAGGGCTGGTCTACCTGCCGGAAGACAGGCAGGTGTCCGGCCTGTTCCTCGACGCGCCGATCCGCTGGAACACGGTGGCGCTGAACGAGCCGTCTCTCTGGCAGCAGCGCAAGCGGGAGTCGGCGGTGGTGGAGCGCTACCACCGGGCGCTGGGGATCAAGCTCAACCATGCGGATCAAACCGTGCGCACGCTCTCTGGCGGCAACCAGCAGAAGGTACTGCTGGCGCGCTGCCTGGAGGCCAACCCTTTACTGCTGATCGTCGATGAACCGACGCGCGGCGTGGACGTCTCGGCGCGCGCTGACATCTACCAGCTCATTAAAAGCGTGGCGGCGCAGAACGTGGCGGTGCTGATGATCTCAAGCGATCTCGACGAGTTTCCCGGCCTCGCGGATCGCGTGCTGGTGATGCATCAGGGGGTACTCAGCGGCGAGCTGCCGCGCCACGCCGTCAGTCTCGACAAGATGATGACGCTGGCGTTTGGAGGGCAATCATGA
- the rlmG gene encoding 23S rRNA (guanine(1835)-N(2))-methyltransferase RlmG, translated as MSHLDNGFRSLNLKRFPETDDVNPLQAWEAADEYLLQQLDETEIRGPVLILNDAFGALGCALAEHTPYSIGDSYLSELATRENLRHNDLDESSVKFLDSTADYPQAPGVVLIKVPKTMALLEQQLRALRKVVTPETRIIAGAKARDIHTSTLELFEKVLGPTTTTLAWKKARLINCTFSAPELADAPETLSWKLEGTDWTIHNHANVFSRTGLDIGARFFMEHLPENLEGEIVDLGCGNGVIGLTLLAKNPEASVVFSDESPMAVASSRLNVETNMPEAVDRCEFMINNALSGVEPFRFNAVFCNPPFHQKHALTDNVAWEMFHHARRCLKINGELYIVANRHLDYFHKLKKIFGNCVTIATNNKFVVLKSVKLGRRR; from the coding sequence ATGAGCCACTTAGACAACGGTTTCCGTTCACTCAACCTTAAACGTTTCCCGGAAACGGACGACGTTAACCCGCTTCAGGCGTGGGAAGCGGCGGATGAATATCTGCTGCAGCAGTTGGATGAGACTGAAATCCGCGGCCCGGTTTTGATCCTGAATGACGCGTTTGGCGCGCTCGGCTGCGCCCTGGCGGAGCACACGCCTTACAGCATCGGCGATTCCTACTTAAGCGAGCTGGCAACGCGTGAAAACCTGCGCCATAACGACCTCGACGAGTCCAGCGTGAAGTTCCTCGACAGCACCGCGGACTACCCGCAGGCACCGGGTGTGGTACTGATTAAAGTGCCAAAAACCATGGCGCTGCTGGAGCAGCAGCTGCGCGCGCTGCGTAAGGTCGTGACGCCGGAAACCCGCATCATCGCGGGTGCCAAAGCGCGCGATATTCACACCTCGACGCTGGAGCTGTTCGAGAAGGTCCTTGGCCCAACCACCACGACGCTGGCCTGGAAAAAAGCGCGCCTGATCAACTGTACGTTCAGCGCGCCGGAGCTGGCCGACGCGCCGGAGACCCTGAGCTGGAAGCTGGAAGGGACCGACTGGACCATCCACAACCATGCGAACGTTTTCTCCCGCACCGGTCTGGATATTGGGGCGCGTTTCTTTATGGAGCACCTGCCAGAAAACCTGGAAGGGGAAATCGTCGATCTGGGCTGCGGCAACGGCGTAATTGGCCTGACGCTGCTGGCGAAAAACCCGGAAGCCAGCGTGGTGTTCAGCGACGAGTCGCCGATGGCGGTGGCCTCCAGCCGTCTGAACGTGGAAACCAACATGCCGGAAGCGGTGGATCGCTGCGAGTTTATGATCAACAACGCGCTGTCTGGCGTAGAGCCTTTCCGCTTTAATGCGGTGTTCTGCAACCCGCCGTTCCACCAGAAGCATGCCCTGACGGATAACGTCGCGTGGGAGATGTTCCACCACGCGCGCCGCTGCCTGAAAATCAACGGCGAGCTGTACATCGTGGCGAACCGCCACCTGGACTACTTCCACAAGCTGAAGAAGATTTTCGGCAACTGTGTCACCATTGCCACCAATAACAAATTCGTGGTGCTGAAGTCGGTGAAGCTGGGACGTCGTCGGTAA
- a CDS encoding M48 family metallopeptidase: MNQLTYLQGYPEHLLSQVRTLIAEQKLGAVLEKCYPGTHDFATDKALWQYTQDLKNRYLKSAPPINKVMYDNKIHVLKNALGLHTAISRVQGGKLKAKAEIRVATVFRNAPEAFLRMIVVHELAHLKEKEHDKAFYSLCCHMEPQYHQLEFDTRLWLTHLSLNGNAE; the protein is encoded by the coding sequence ATGAACCAACTAACTTATCTCCAGGGCTACCCGGAGCATTTACTTTCTCAGGTTCGCACCCTGATTGCCGAGCAAAAGCTCGGCGCGGTACTGGAAAAATGCTATCCCGGCACGCACGATTTCGCGACCGATAAGGCCCTCTGGCAGTATACGCAGGATCTGAAAAACCGGTATCTGAAGAGCGCGCCGCCGATCAACAAGGTGATGTACGACAACAAGATCCACGTGCTAAAAAACGCGCTCGGCCTGCACACTGCGATTTCCCGCGTGCAGGGCGGCAAGCTGAAGGCGAAGGCCGAAATCCGCGTCGCGACGGTTTTCCGTAACGCGCCGGAAGCCTTTCTGCGGATGATCGTGGTCCATGAGCTGGCGCATCTGAAAGAGAAAGAGCACGACAAAGCGTTCTATTCCCTGTGCTGCCACATGGAGCCGCAGTACCATCAGCTGGAGTTTGACACCCGTTTGTGGCTTACGCATTTATCGTTAAATGGTAATGCGGAATAG
- a CDS encoding NADPH-dependent 2,4-dienoyl-CoA reductase: protein MSRYPSLFAPLDLGFTTLKNRVLMGSMHTGLEEHPDGAERLAAFYAERARHGVALIVTGGVAPAPSGVGMEGGAVLNDASQLPHHRIVTDAVHREGGKVALQILHTGRYSYQPNLVAPSALQAPINRFKPHALTHDEILALIDDFARCAALAREAGYDGVEVMGSEGYLINEFLAARTNQRDDEWGGDYARRMRFAVEVVRAVRERAGADFIIIFRLSMLDLVEGGGTFDETVQLAQAIEAAGATIINTGIGWHEARIPTIATPVPRAAFSWVTRKLKGKVSVPLVTTNRINDPQVANDVISRGDADMVSMARPFLADAELLSKAQSGRADEINTCIGCNQACLDQIFVGKVTSCLVNPRACHETKMPVVPAVNKKRLAVVGAGPAGLAFAVNAASRGHSVTLFDALAEIGGQFNIAKQIPGKEEFYETLRYYRRMIELTGVELRLNQFVNAADLIGFDEVILASGIVPRTPAIEGINHPKVLSYLDVLRDKTPVGEKVAIIGCGGIGFDTAMYLSQPGEATSQNIAEFCVEWGIDTSLSQSGGLRPEGPQLPKSPRQIVMLQRKASKPGEGLGKTTGWIHRATLLSRGVKMIPAVSYQKIDDEGLHVTIGGEPQLLRVDHVILCAGQEPKRDLADPLREAGKTVHLIGGCDVAMELDARRAIAQGTKLALEI from the coding sequence ATGAGCCGCTACCCGTCGTTATTCGCCCCTCTCGATCTGGGGTTCACCACACTCAAAAACCGCGTGTTGATGGGGTCGATGCACACCGGGCTGGAGGAGCATCCGGACGGGGCCGAGCGTCTGGCAGCCTTCTATGCCGAGCGCGCCCGCCACGGGGTGGCGCTGATTGTCACCGGCGGCGTAGCCCCTGCGCCTTCCGGCGTGGGCATGGAGGGCGGCGCGGTCCTGAACGATGCGTCACAGCTGCCGCACCACCGCATTGTGACCGACGCGGTACACCGCGAGGGCGGTAAAGTCGCCCTGCAAATCCTGCACACCGGACGCTACAGCTATCAGCCGAACCTGGTCGCGCCGTCGGCTCTTCAGGCACCGATTAACCGTTTTAAACCTCACGCCCTGACCCACGATGAGATCCTGGCGCTGATCGACGACTTCGCCCGCTGCGCGGCGCTGGCGCGCGAGGCGGGCTACGACGGCGTTGAGGTGATGGGCTCGGAAGGCTACCTGATCAACGAGTTCCTCGCCGCCCGCACCAACCAGCGCGACGACGAATGGGGCGGCGACTATGCCCGCCGGATGCGCTTTGCCGTGGAGGTGGTGCGCGCGGTGCGCGAACGCGCGGGCGCAGACTTTATTATCATCTTCCGCCTGTCGATGCTCGACCTGGTAGAGGGCGGCGGCACGTTCGACGAAACCGTGCAGCTGGCGCAGGCGATTGAAGCAGCAGGTGCCACGATTATCAACACAGGCATCGGCTGGCATGAGGCGCGCATCCCGACCATCGCCACGCCGGTGCCGCGCGCGGCGTTCAGCTGGGTGACGCGGAAGCTGAAAGGCAAAGTGTCCGTTCCGCTGGTCACCACTAACCGCATTAACGACCCGCAGGTAGCGAACGATGTGATCTCACGCGGCGACGCCGATATGGTGTCGATGGCGCGGCCGTTCCTTGCCGATGCCGAACTGCTGTCTAAAGCGCAAAGCGGCCGGGCGGATGAGATCAACACCTGCATCGGCTGTAACCAGGCCTGTCTGGATCAGATCTTCGTCGGGAAGGTCACCTCCTGTCTGGTTAACCCGCGCGCCTGTCATGAAACCAAAATGCCGGTGGTTCCGGCGGTCAATAAAAAACGCCTGGCCGTCGTGGGCGCTGGCCCCGCAGGGCTGGCGTTTGCGGTGAACGCCGCCTCGCGCGGGCACAGCGTGACGCTGTTTGATGCGCTGGCGGAGATTGGCGGTCAGTTTAATATCGCCAAACAGATCCCCGGCAAAGAAGAGTTCTATGAAACGCTGCGCTACTACCGCCGGATGATTGAGCTGACAGGCGTCGAGCTGCGGCTTAACCAGTTTGTAAATGCGGCGGATCTGATCGGTTTCGACGAGGTGATCCTGGCGAGCGGGATCGTGCCGCGAACGCCTGCGATCGAAGGTATCAATCATCCGAAAGTATTGAGCTATCTGGATGTATTGCGAGACAAAACGCCGGTTGGCGAGAAGGTGGCGATTATCGGCTGCGGCGGGATCGGCTTTGATACCGCCATGTATTTAAGCCAGCCGGGCGAGGCCACCAGCCAGAACATTGCCGAGTTTTGCGTAGAATGGGGCATTGATACCAGCCTGAGCCAGTCCGGCGGATTACGCCCGGAAGGGCCGCAGCTGCCGAAAAGCCCGCGCCAGATCGTAATGCTCCAGCGTAAGGCCAGCAAGCCGGGCGAAGGGCTGGGCAAAACCACGGGCTGGATCCACCGCGCCACCCTGCTCTCGCGCGGGGTGAAAATGATCCCGGCGGTGAGCTACCAGAAGATCGACGACGAGGGTCTGCACGTCACGATCGGCGGCGAGCCGCAGCTGCTGCGCGTGGATCATGTCATTTTGTGCGCCGGGCAGGAGCCAAAGCGGGATCTGGCCGATCCGCTGCGCGAGGCGGGTAAAACGGTGCATTTGATCGGCGGGTGCGACGTGGCGATGGAGCTGGATGCGCGGCGGGCCATTGCGCAGGGGACGAAATTAGCTCTGGAGATCTAG
- a CDS encoding Gfo/Idh/MocA family oxidoreductase, with translation MIRFAVIGTNWITRQFVDAAHETGKLKLTAVYSRSLEQAQSFANDYLVEHLFTSLDEMAQSDAIDAVYIASPNSLHFPQTALFLSHKKHVICEKPLASNIEEVEAAIALARENQVVLFEAFKTASLPNFLLLQQSLPKIGKVRKAFINYCQYSSRYQRYLDGENPNTFNPAFSNGSIMDIGFYCLASAVALWGEPHGVTATASLLESGVDAHGLVVLDYGDFSVTLQHSKVSDSVLPSEIQGEAGSLVIEKISECQKVSFVPRGGKAQELTQPQHINTMLYEAEVFARLVGDNEVNHPGLAVSRTTAKLQTEIRRQTGVVFPADGVSAEAIA, from the coding sequence ATGATACGTTTCGCAGTCATTGGTACGAACTGGATCACGCGCCAGTTCGTCGACGCCGCCCACGAAACCGGCAAACTTAAACTCACCGCAGTTTACTCCCGCAGCCTTGAGCAGGCGCAGAGTTTTGCTAACGACTACCTCGTCGAACATCTCTTTACCTCCCTTGATGAGATGGCGCAAAGCGACGCCATTGACGCGGTCTATATCGCCAGCCCGAACTCCCTGCACTTCCCGCAAACGGCGCTGTTTCTCAGCCATAAAAAGCATGTGATCTGCGAGAAGCCGCTGGCCTCGAATATTGAGGAAGTGGAAGCGGCCATTGCGCTTGCCCGCGAAAATCAGGTGGTGCTGTTCGAAGCATTCAAAACCGCAAGCCTGCCGAATTTCCTGCTGCTGCAGCAGTCCCTGCCGAAAATTGGCAAAGTGCGCAAAGCCTTTATCAACTACTGCCAGTATTCGTCGCGCTATCAGCGCTATCTCGACGGCGAAAACCCGAATACCTTTAATCCGGCCTTCTCAAACGGCTCCATCATGGACATTGGTTTTTACTGCCTGGCCTCTGCGGTCGCGCTGTGGGGCGAGCCGCACGGCGTCACGGCCACCGCCAGCCTGCTGGAGAGCGGCGTGGATGCGCACGGTTTAGTGGTGCTGGACTACGGCGATTTTAGCGTCACGCTGCAGCACTCCAAGGTGAGCGATTCCGTGCTGCCGAGCGAAATTCAGGGCGAAGCCGGGTCGCTGGTCATCGAGAAAATCTCCGAATGCCAGAAGGTGAGCTTTGTGCCGCGCGGCGGGAAAGCGCAGGAGCTGACGCAGCCTCAGCATATTAACACTATGCTCTATGAGGCAGAGGTCTTCGCCCGTCTGGTGGGAGACAACGAAGTGAATCACCCTGGCCTCGCGGTTAGCCGCACCACGGCGAAGCTGCAAACGGAGATCCGCCGCCAGACCGGCGTAGTGTTCCCGGCAGACGGCGTGAGCGCGGAAGCTATCGCGTAA
- the lsrK gene encoding autoinducer-2 kinase codes for MSYLLALDAGTGSVRAVIFDLQGNQIAVGQAEWKHLSVENVPGSMEFDLETNWQLACRCIHQALERARLSAADIQSVACCSMREGIVLYDRNGEAIWACANVDARASREVAELKEIHDYRFESEVYDVSGQTLALSAMPRLLWLAHHRPDIYRKAATITMISDWLAAKLSGELAVDPSNAGTTGMLDLFSRDWRPALLDMAGLRADILSPVKETGTVLGAVTREAAQQSGLREGTPVVMGGGDVQLGCLGLGVVRAGQTAVLGGTFWQQVVNLPQVRTDPEMNIRVNPHVIPGMAQAESISFFTGLTMRWFRDAFCAEEKLIAERMGMDTYSLLEEMASRVPAGSHGVMPIFSDAMHFKQWYHAAPSFINLSIDPEKCNKATLFRALEENAAIVSACNLAQISRFSGVTFESLVFAGGGSKGALWSQILSDVTGLPVRVPEVKEATALGCAIAAGAGAGLFADMASTGERLVKWSREFTPNPQHRELYDGMMQKWQAVYADQLGLVDSGLTTSMWQAPGLVKTHTPHPAPLPKGEREKTRAS; via the coding sequence ATGAGTTACCTTTTAGCGTTAGATGCAGGGACAGGCAGCGTTCGCGCCGTGATTTTCGATTTACAGGGCAACCAGATTGCCGTCGGCCAGGCCGAGTGGAAGCACCTGAGCGTGGAGAACGTGCCGGGGTCGATGGAGTTCGACCTCGAAACCAACTGGCAGCTGGCCTGCCGGTGCATTCATCAGGCGCTGGAGCGTGCGCGCCTGAGCGCGGCGGACATTCAGTCCGTCGCCTGCTGCTCGATGCGCGAAGGGATCGTGCTGTACGACCGCAACGGCGAGGCCATCTGGGCCTGCGCCAACGTCGACGCCCGCGCCAGCCGCGAGGTGGCCGAACTCAAAGAGATCCACGATTACCGTTTTGAATCCGAAGTGTATGACGTCTCAGGGCAAACGCTGGCGCTGAGCGCCATGCCGCGCCTGCTGTGGCTGGCGCACCACCGTCCGGATATTTATCGCAAGGCCGCGACTATCACCATGATCAGCGACTGGCTGGCGGCGAAGCTCTCCGGCGAGCTGGCGGTCGACCCGTCTAACGCGGGCACGACGGGCATGCTGGATCTCTTCTCCCGCGACTGGCGTCCGGCTCTGCTCGACATGGCCGGCCTGCGCGCCGATATCCTCTCCCCGGTGAAAGAGACCGGCACCGTGCTGGGCGCTGTCACCAGAGAGGCCGCGCAGCAGAGCGGCCTGCGCGAGGGCACCCCGGTGGTGATGGGCGGCGGCGACGTGCAGCTGGGCTGTCTGGGGCTGGGCGTAGTCCGCGCCGGACAAACGGCGGTGCTGGGCGGCACCTTCTGGCAGCAGGTGGTGAACCTGCCGCAGGTGCGCACCGACCCCGAGATGAACATCCGCGTGAACCCGCACGTGATTCCCGGCATGGCGCAGGCGGAGTCGATCAGCTTCTTTACCGGGCTGACCATGCGCTGGTTCCGCGACGCCTTCTGCGCCGAGGAGAAGCTGATTGCCGAGCGGATGGGGATGGACACCTATTCCCTGCTGGAAGAGATGGCGAGCCGCGTACCGGCAGGCTCCCACGGGGTGATGCCGATCTTCTCCGACGCGATGCATTTCAAGCAGTGGTACCACGCCGCGCCGTCGTTTATCAACCTCTCCATCGACCCGGAAAAGTGCAACAAAGCGACGCTGTTCCGTGCCCTGGAAGAGAATGCAGCGATCGTCTCGGCCTGCAACCTGGCGCAGATCTCTCGCTTCTCCGGCGTGACATTTGAGAGCCTGGTGTTTGCAGGCGGCGGTTCCAAAGGCGCCCTGTGGAGCCAGATCTTAAGCGACGTCACCGGGCTGCCGGTGCGCGTGCCGGAAGTGAAAGAGGCGACGGCGCTCGGCTGCGCGATAGCGGCAGGGGCTGGCGCGGGGCTGTTTGCGGATATGGCCTCGACGGGCGAACGGCTGGTGAAGTGGAGCCGCGAGTTCACGCCAAACCCGCAGCACCGCGAGCTGTACGACGGCATGATGCAGAAATGGCAGGCGGTGTACGCGGACCAGCTTGGGCTGGTGGACAGCGGGCTGACGACGTCGATGTGGCAGGCTCCGGGGTTAGTAAAAACCCACACCCCTCACCCTGCCCCTCTCCCCAAAGGGGAGAGGGAAAAAACCAGAGCGAGCTGA